In a single window of the Natronorubrum halophilum genome:
- a CDS encoding tyrosine-type recombinase/integrase — MTPNVTPSQAVEDFLAEREGEVSKASHRNYKYALKELIRFCENQGIEEVGELHGYHLKQYKLRRRGQGIKEVTLKNNLSTLRVFLRWCEQAELLEQGTAELVQLPKLDEDDRVSDDTLSQDRVEDILDFFYKFEYAQRRHAIFQLIWHTCLRMGTVVAIDLDDYLSSRKQIKIRHRPDTGTPLKNGIEAQRKINTGDSMREVLDDYIEGHRHNIVEESGREPLFTTRNQRVSHTALRKNMYGITRPCKVHGGCPHNRTIEACDAAVRKKDSSKCPSSMSPHPLRRAAITYHLNQEWPNEKLSERANVTVDVLEEHYDTRQEDEKAVTRKKYLDNL, encoded by the coding sequence ATGACACCGAACGTAACGCCGTCACAAGCAGTAGAGGACTTCCTCGCAGAGCGTGAGGGAGAAGTTAGCAAAGCCAGCCATCGAAACTACAAGTACGCACTCAAAGAGCTAATTCGGTTTTGCGAGAACCAAGGCATTGAGGAGGTCGGAGAGCTTCACGGCTACCACCTGAAACAGTACAAGCTCCGACGACGAGGACAGGGTATCAAGGAGGTCACGCTGAAGAACAATCTCTCGACCCTCCGGGTGTTCCTCCGCTGGTGCGAGCAGGCAGAACTTCTCGAGCAAGGGACTGCTGAACTCGTCCAACTCCCGAAGCTCGATGAAGACGATCGAGTTAGTGACGATACGTTGTCGCAGGATAGAGTAGAAGACATTCTGGACTTCTTCTACAAATTCGAGTATGCACAACGACGACATGCGATCTTCCAGCTCATATGGCACACCTGCCTCCGAATGGGAACAGTCGTTGCCATCGATCTCGACGACTACCTCTCTTCCCGGAAGCAGATTAAGATCCGCCATCGCCCGGACACTGGAACTCCGCTGAAGAACGGCATTGAGGCGCAACGGAAAATCAACACCGGCGACTCAATGCGGGAAGTCCTTGATGACTATATCGAGGGGCATCGGCACAATATTGTTGAGGAAAGTGGCAGAGAGCCGCTTTTCACCACTCGTAATCAACGAGTGTCCCACACCGCATTGCGGAAGAATATGTACGGGATCACCCGACCGTGCAAAGTTCACGGGGGTTGTCCACATAATCGAACCATTGAGGCGTGTGATGCTGCTGTGAGAAAGAAAGATTCGTCGAAATGCCCTTCCTCAATGAGTCCTCACCCTCTACGACGAGCGGCTATCACGTATCATTTGAACCAAGAGTGGCCGAATGAGAAGTTGAGTGAACGGGCGAACGTAACTGTAGACGTTCTTGAAGAACACTATGATACACGACAGGAAGATGAGAAGGCAGTAACAAGGAAAAAGTATCTCGATAATCTCTGA
- a CDS encoding site-specific integrase has translation MQLETYDTADGRQVRLTEMERDRLLAVYDNGPTKQVALAFMARCGCRVPEVTDVRPRDVYQGNDAGQWFLRIPEGKSEKERQTPIPTALAGMVRVLSQ, from the coding sequence GTGCAACTCGAGACATACGACACCGCCGACGGTCGACAAGTCCGCCTGACCGAAATGGAACGCGATCGGCTCCTAGCGGTGTACGACAACGGACCGACGAAACAGGTCGCGCTCGCGTTCATGGCTCGCTGTGGCTGCCGCGTTCCTGAAGTCACTGACGTTCGCCCTCGAGATGTCTACCAGGGCAACGATGCCGGCCAGTGGTTCCTACGGATACCGGAAGGAAAAAGCGAGAAAGAACGCCAGACGCCCATACCCACGGCGCTCGCCGGGATGGTTCGGGTTCTATCGCAATGA
- a CDS encoding universal stress protein: MSRSFVEIDVLLPVADQEDASNTCSAVYPYLEGKDCRLHVIHVIQKEPDNVDQAAIKHRSNEIFTVVRECFEASEIPVSTDIRYGRNIADVILEAADEYTAESIILTPRNRSIWRKLRSQNVLGSLITAVEQPLIIIPATD; this comes from the coding sequence ATGTCCCGTTCATTTGTCGAAATAGATGTTCTGTTGCCAGTGGCGGACCAAGAAGATGCTTCCAACACGTGCAGTGCAGTCTACCCGTATTTGGAAGGGAAAGACTGTCGACTTCATGTGATTCACGTCATCCAGAAGGAGCCAGACAACGTTGATCAAGCCGCGATCAAACATCGTTCCAACGAAATTTTCACAGTTGTTAGAGAGTGTTTTGAGGCGTCGGAAATCCCTGTCTCGACCGATATTCGTTATGGACGGAACATTGCTGACGTAATTCTCGAGGCCGCCGACGAGTACACAGCCGAATCTATCATATTAACTCCACGCAATCGATCAATTTGGCGTAAACTACGTTCGCAGAACGTTCTCGGTTCATTGATAACAGCGGTCGAACAACCACTTATAATTATTCCAGCAACCGACTAA
- a CDS encoding outer membrane protein assembly factor BamB family protein produces MGEHDSGLLGEQSFESTPRRRFLAGAAGTCLLSGIGTGIAIGDESDGNAESSAGEELWRVDYETPDPLGRPYLSSVADGSLFVSNLDTVHALSASTGDEEWQFGVDDTEFHEQPLVVDGTVYATSHVYSNRDVEDTAVYALDADTGEQKWQFDDYDVTVAPIHVAENTVFIPKQFCVTAVDADTGDHRWDFKVGYGIETHLKVKTDSFAKTDSGTFYVADGDGNVFAVDVASGEEEWRADVGSRVHTELSVVDDTLFLGAFDSETDQPDNFQYYVSALDATTGEERWRFSVNPDPGTERPRPEFVTVFDDTLYVGTDDCYDHPTCASLYAVDADSGEKKWQFEADNSVDTVTMADGTLYVGTALGVGDDGVVHALEPETGTELWCFLAGNLLVSPITVLEDTLFVASRTDTDFEDAYRLNALDAATGDEQWNFVTDSNISEPRFADGSVFFSADRATVHALDAGVEGSNEETEN; encoded by the coding sequence ATGGGTGAACACGATAGTGGGCTACTCGGAGAACAGTCGTTCGAATCAACTCCCCGCCGCAGGTTCCTGGCCGGTGCTGCGGGCACGTGCCTCCTTTCGGGAATCGGGACCGGGATCGCTATCGGTGACGAAAGTGACGGAAATGCAGAATCCAGTGCAGGTGAAGAACTGTGGCGAGTCGATTACGAAACTCCGGATCCCCTTGGTAGACCGTACTTGTCATCCGTAGCGGATGGTTCCCTCTTTGTGAGTAACCTCGATACCGTCCATGCACTGTCCGCATCGACGGGCGACGAAGAGTGGCAATTCGGCGTTGACGACACGGAGTTTCACGAGCAGCCCCTCGTGGTCGATGGCACCGTCTATGCTACGAGTCACGTTTACTCCAATCGGGACGTAGAAGACACTGCAGTGTACGCGCTGGATGCGGACACGGGCGAACAGAAGTGGCAGTTCGACGACTACGATGTGACCGTCGCACCGATACACGTGGCGGAGAACACCGTCTTCATCCCCAAGCAATTTTGCGTCACCGCAGTAGATGCGGACACCGGAGACCACCGATGGGACTTCAAGGTTGGGTACGGTATCGAAACCCATCTCAAAGTCAAAACGGACTCGTTCGCCAAGACGGACTCCGGCACGTTCTACGTCGCTGATGGCGACGGGAACGTATTTGCCGTGGACGTGGCTAGCGGCGAGGAAGAGTGGCGCGCCGATGTCGGCAGTCGAGTGCATACCGAACTCTCGGTGGTCGATGACACGCTGTTCCTCGGAGCGTTCGACAGTGAAACTGACCAACCGGACAACTTCCAGTACTACGTTTCCGCGCTTGACGCGACCACCGGCGAAGAACGGTGGCGGTTCTCGGTGAATCCGGATCCCGGTACCGAAAGGCCAAGACCCGAGTTCGTGACCGTGTTCGACGACACCCTGTATGTCGGGACGGACGATTGCTACGACCATCCCACGTGTGCAAGCCTGTACGCCGTCGACGCGGATTCGGGCGAGAAAAAGTGGCAATTCGAGGCGGACAATTCCGTCGACACGGTGACCATGGCAGATGGCACGCTCTATGTCGGAACTGCGCTTGGGGTAGGCGACGACGGTGTCGTTCACGCACTCGAGCCGGAGACGGGCACGGAACTGTGGTGTTTCCTCGCCGGTAATTTATTAGTCTCACCGATAACCGTACTCGAGGACACCCTCTTCGTCGCCAGCAGAACTGACACGGATTTCGAGGACGCCTATCGGTTAAACGCACTGGATGCGGCCACCGGCGACGAACAGTGGAACTTCGTTACCGATTCCAACATAAGCGAGCCGAGATTTGCCGATGGTTCCGTCTTCTTTTCAGCTGACCGTGCAACAGTGCACGCACTGGATGCGGGCGTAGAGGGGTCAAACGAGGAGACCGAGAACTAA
- a CDS encoding response regulator gives MTVTEEQAEQPIDILLVEPNPGDTRLFTENLRDAKLLNTIYAVSDGESALDFVHQRGDHTDKPQPDVILLEPQLPDRDGMDVLAELNDEPALSEIPVIVLTSSDAGERIVKSHDIDADTYIQKPVSAEDFADFVRSIEEFWFTIVRNPSSTTE, from the coding sequence ATGACCGTGACGGAGGAACAAGCCGAGCAGCCGATCGACATTTTACTCGTCGAGCCAAACCCCGGCGACACGCGTCTCTTTACGGAAAACCTCCGGGACGCGAAACTTCTGAATACGATCTACGCCGTCTCCGACGGCGAATCCGCCCTCGATTTCGTCCACCAGCGCGGCGACCACACCGACAAACCGCAGCCGGACGTCATCTTGCTCGAGCCGCAGTTGCCCGATAGAGACGGGATGGACGTTCTCGCCGAACTGAACGACGAGCCGGCGCTGAGCGAGATTCCGGTCATCGTCCTCACGAGTTCGGACGCCGGCGAAAGGATCGTCAAATCCCACGATATCGACGCGGACACCTACATCCAGAAACCGGTTTCGGCCGAAGACTTCGCCGACTTCGTCCGATCGATCGAAGAATTTTGGTTCACCATCGTTCGAAACCCGTCCTCGACGACCGAGTGA
- a CDS encoding SPW repeat domain-containing protein: MSDAPATDERSSIPVRTAGLAAGLGAWILWSAIILTGSGPIIINNVIAGAAIGAFAAYTAGWPDGGALPSIAAPLIVVLLGLWVIAAPFVLEVPADRLFWSNVISGLLVVALAGGSVYGSWQLTRSTATGV; this comes from the coding sequence ATGAGCGACGCACCCGCAACCGACGAACGGTCATCGATTCCCGTGCGAACGGCCGGGCTCGCCGCCGGGCTCGGTGCCTGGATCCTCTGGTCTGCGATCATCCTGACGGGATCCGGACCGATCATCATCAACAACGTCATCGCCGGCGCGGCGATCGGTGCCTTCGCCGCGTACACTGCCGGATGGCCCGACGGCGGCGCGCTTCCCAGCATCGCCGCGCCGCTGATCGTCGTGCTCCTCGGCCTGTGGGTGATCGCCGCCCCGTTCGTCCTCGAGGTTCCCGCGGATCGACTGTTCTGGAGCAACGTGATCTCCGGACTCCTCGTCGTGGCGCTGGCGGGCGGCAGCGTCTACGGAAGCTGGCAGCTGACGCGGTCGACTGCAACCGGCGTCTGA
- a CDS encoding MEDS domain-containing protein: protein MSRPRQRAEDTILGLESGFASLRSNPEFTGPAESVAEHESYDHLALVYENADEQFETAIPFIAAGLERGERCLYIADENEIEDVTAALRTAGVDVESALESGALTMHTATDSYLRNGTFDPDDMIAFLSDAIEEANDEFDGLRITGEMSWVLGDDPSIESLVEYESKLNTLLPETNGIALCQYNRERFSPEIIRDIIKTHPHLVYDRTVCQNFYYTPPEEFFGPDQPARETDRMIGTLVDRTEARVELQSHREHLQRQNEITGDPDWSFEEKLQQVFELGCDRFDLELGAVARVDTDEDWFEVEYVSDEHPHFEPGVELPLSETYCTAATEIKAANSVSNPVAEGYDDSHVYAEFDIRAYLGTYLEVEGGPDRTFFFVTSDQREDGFSEEERTFQHLLGQWVTYELEREQRERDEQALYEIAANPEWSFEEKTQRLFELGCDRFGLELGVLARIDPTNDSLEVEAVSGEHEHLRPGAQAPLSETYCRLTVDDEEIADVTAPADQGFEGTIAYDEFGIETYLGTRIELEGSLDRTFFFVSSESRDRPFSDAEETFHHLMGQWMKYELEREQRERALEASNERLEQFAYAASHDLQEPLRMVTSYLQLIEQRNGDALDADGEEFLEFATDGARRMRSMIDGLLEYSRVETQGDPLEPIELDDVLEHVLEDLQIRIEEHDAEITVEELPRVLGDASQLRQVFQNLLSNAITYSGDEPPRVRVDARRRGQEWEISVRDGGIGIAPEDQDRVFTVFDRLHSLEEYEGTGIGLALCQRIVERHGGDIRVDSEPGEGSTFTFTLPVPDR from the coding sequence ATGAGTCGACCCAGACAACGCGCCGAGGACACTATTCTCGGCCTCGAGAGTGGTTTCGCATCGTTACGATCGAACCCCGAGTTCACCGGTCCCGCGGAATCGGTCGCCGAACACGAGTCCTACGATCATCTCGCGCTCGTTTACGAAAACGCGGACGAGCAGTTCGAGACCGCGATTCCCTTTATAGCGGCTGGCCTCGAGCGCGGCGAACGGTGTCTGTACATCGCCGACGAGAACGAGATCGAGGACGTGACCGCGGCGCTGCGAACCGCCGGCGTCGACGTCGAGTCGGCCCTCGAGTCGGGTGCGCTGACGATGCATACGGCCACGGACTCCTACCTTCGAAACGGGACCTTCGATCCGGACGACATGATCGCGTTCCTTTCGGACGCGATCGAGGAGGCCAACGACGAGTTCGACGGACTCCGTATCACCGGCGAGATGTCGTGGGTGCTCGGCGACGATCCGTCGATCGAGTCCCTCGTCGAGTACGAGAGCAAACTCAACACGCTCTTGCCGGAGACGAACGGGATCGCGCTCTGTCAGTACAACCGCGAGCGGTTCTCGCCGGAGATCATCCGCGATATCATCAAAACGCACCCACACCTCGTCTACGACCGGACGGTCTGTCAGAACTTCTACTACACCCCGCCCGAGGAATTTTTCGGCCCCGATCAACCGGCTCGAGAAACCGACCGGATGATCGGAACGCTCGTCGACCGAACCGAGGCGCGAGTCGAACTCCAGTCCCATCGCGAGCACCTACAGCGCCAGAACGAAATTACGGGCGATCCGGACTGGTCGTTCGAGGAAAAGCTCCAGCAGGTGTTCGAACTCGGCTGCGACCGCTTCGATCTCGAGCTCGGAGCGGTGGCTCGCGTCGACACCGACGAGGACTGGTTCGAAGTCGAGTACGTCAGCGACGAGCACCCTCACTTCGAACCCGGCGTCGAGCTTCCGCTATCGGAAACCTACTGCACCGCCGCGACGGAGATCAAAGCGGCAAACTCCGTCTCGAACCCCGTCGCAGAAGGGTACGACGATAGTCACGTCTATGCGGAATTCGATATTCGGGCCTATCTCGGTACGTACCTCGAAGTCGAGGGCGGTCCCGATCGGACGTTCTTCTTCGTGACCAGCGATCAGCGCGAGGACGGGTTCTCGGAGGAAGAACGGACCTTTCAGCACCTGTTGGGCCAGTGGGTGACGTACGAACTCGAGCGCGAGCAACGGGAGCGCGACGAGCAGGCGCTGTACGAAATCGCGGCCAACCCCGAGTGGTCGTTCGAGGAAAAAACGCAGCGACTGTTCGAACTCGGCTGCGATCGCTTCGGGCTCGAACTCGGGGTGCTTGCACGGATCGATCCGACGAACGATTCCCTCGAGGTCGAGGCCGTCAGCGGCGAGCACGAGCACCTTCGACCCGGCGCGCAGGCCCCGCTGTCGGAGACCTACTGTCGACTGACCGTCGACGACGAGGAGATCGCCGACGTGACCGCGCCCGCGGATCAGGGGTTCGAAGGGACGATCGCGTACGACGAATTCGGGATCGAAACCTATCTCGGTACCCGAATCGAACTCGAGGGATCGCTCGACCGGACGTTCTTTTTCGTCTCCTCGGAGTCCCGCGATCGACCGTTTTCGGACGCCGAGGAGACGTTCCACCACCTGATGGGGCAGTGGATGAAGTACGAACTCGAGCGCGAGCAACGCGAACGGGCCCTCGAAGCGTCGAACGAGCGCCTCGAGCAGTTCGCCTACGCCGCTTCCCACGACCTCCAGGAGCCGTTGCGGATGGTGACGAGCTACCTCCAGTTGATCGAGCAACGAAACGGCGACGCGCTCGATGCGGACGGCGAGGAGTTCCTCGAGTTCGCGACCGACGGGGCTCGACGCATGCGGTCGATGATCGACGGCCTCCTCGAGTACTCCCGGGTCGAAACGCAAGGGGACCCCCTCGAGCCGATCGAACTCGACGACGTGTTAGAGCACGTCCTCGAGGATCTCCAGATACGGATCGAGGAGCACGACGCCGAGATCACGGTCGAGGAACTGCCGCGCGTACTGGGCGACGCCAGCCAGCTGCGCCAGGTCTTCCAGAACCTGCTGTCGAATGCGATCACCTACAGCGGCGACGAACCGCCGCGGGTCCGCGTGGACGCCAGACGACGCGGTCAGGAGTGGGAGATCAGCGTTCGGGACGGGGGGATCGGGATCGCCCCCGAAGATCAGGATCGGGTCTTCACGGTCTTCGACCGCCTCCACAGTCTCGAGGAGTACGAGGGGACCGGGATCGGACTCGCGCTCTGTCAGCGGATCGTCGAACGTCACGGCGGGGATATCCGGGTCGACTCCGAACCCGGCGAGGGATCGACGTTCACGTTTACGCTCCCGGTTCCTGATCGATAA